The Festucalex cinctus isolate MCC-2025b chromosome 14, RoL_Fcin_1.0, whole genome shotgun sequence DNA window cagtatttaacatttttgttcttCCGTTTTTCTGCATGTTGCAGTTTATGCTGTGGGACTGTTGGAAACTTGATActatatgaaaatgaaatgccATTTAAATAAACTGAACTGTTAAAATGAGTTGTCTTATTTCAAATGTAAATGATTACATCtggattttttaaatacaattttcatttttaatcaaaaattaacatggtttaaaaaaataccattTAAATTAACTTTGAAATACTCTCCTGtacttttaaagggatactttacttatttagccatttttggcagtcaaactattttgcctataattttcatattttcatgtacaattagtacctttaacaacacattttgcaacttgctatcgaccaaaaatgacatcacaagggctcaggtaaccaatcggaAGCTcaccttgtgaatgtcacataaccaaatctagaaaacaggtgagctgtgattggttacctgagcccttgtgatgtcattttcagtcgacagcaagttgcaaaatgtgtttttaaaggtactaatttgtatgtgaaaaatatgtggaaaaataagtggagtatccctttaagattttaaaattacttaaatttaaaatttgttacccaaaaacatttcaattttATTCACAAGTCATTTAAAttcacttaaataaataaaaagttccaTTATAGGAAAAGCTAAACTTTAAGTCTTTTACGCTTTTATATGTAGCCAACTtaaactagatttttttttttttttaaaccaacttTATAAATTCAATTTGCAAGGTTTTGAACAACtgatgtatttttgtatttgtgaatttttttcacaattgttttttgtatttgtgaatattttttgaaattttaacGCCAAATgcgttttatttggatttttaaaaccacatttaATATGAGCatttattgccccccccccccccccccccccccaaaacacaaacattttaatattagcattttttttgtttgtttcaaaattaaaactacaatgaaaGGTCATTTGTACTTTATATGTTTACTGACACTGTCAAGACAAATCTGATCTTGTAGTTTTGAACATTTCAGTTAtttagctcaactggtgcacAAAAATATACTCCATtgatgatttgtattttttttatctatatacacacacacacaagtcacacaaaaacattcatcATATGCGTGACAAATTCCTCAACTGACATCAAGTCCATGATGATTTAATCCAAATTAACTCCCTTGTCCATATGAACTCCATCAACTGATCACAAAAAGACTGCATCAGAATCTTTCCGCAGATCTGCTGGCGACCACTCGGATGTTTCCGTATACCTTGGaaggtggacttcctgttgtgGATAAGAAAGATTTCATTCATGTATCAAACGAGCCCTGAGAGTGAGTGTGCTAATTAAGAAATAGTCCAATTTCTATAAATCCATGCGTGTGTGTACATTTTCATAGGAACACTTCTACGACATTCAACAAATCACAACAACTTCCCATTAGTGGTGAGCTCAAAGTTCAATATATTTGGCAAAATTCCCAACTCTGAGGAAAATGGGATGATGAACCAGTCCACTCTAATTGTAAGTGTCTGCAATATGAAATAATTGTGACTTACCTAAGATGAGGTTGCATATGGCTGTCCGGGCCATCCTAATGTTTTGAAAGGAGCCCAAAATGTGCACTTTGCTGCGGACACAACACAACAATGACATAGATTTTACATACACATGTAAAATCTATACTATTTCTCATGCCACACATGGgagttattttttacaaaattttatACCATTctgaagtgttgaaaatggcttactCTTTTTGAGGATGCAATGTTAGTGGTTTAAGTGACTATTTTGGAAGTACAAGGTTTCACTCAGCAATATTATATATCACTTGCATtattatttgaagaaaaaaatacatttaattattcCCCAGCAGTAGTGTAAAAGTTGTGTGTTATTTTTCATCAACTGACGTGTCGGCCAGCACGATGCGAGTCTTGGTGACGTTTTCGATGGTGAATTTGGTTTTTCCGCCTTTGCCTGCAATCCTGCCGATGGCTCGGGATAAGTGGTCGCCTTTCAGCGGCTTCACtgtgaaaacagacaaaaacaaacagtacaGTTGAGTTTTTCATTTTCGTCAAATGGACTTTGTGAATGGCTATTTTTACCATCTGTGACGTCGAAGGATTCGAGAAAGAGCTCATCCAGTCTGACCAGGGCCAACGCGTCCTggcaagtgacaaaaaaaaaaaaaaaaaggtaatatgCATTTCTGGATTTTTGCCATATTTTATATGTCTAATGAAGTGTTACTTTCTAAGTACATGGTTTTAgaattgtgaatttggacaaaaccattttgatttaagacAAACTTGTGtaaaactcaattttattatttatatgttgtCATTACAATTTGACTATTGTAGACtgtcatttaataaataaactgtTTTGTTTCCAATAAATGTGAGCGCACAACTTCCAAGAATATTCATTTGCTTATtgtatgtaaatgtaaaaatgcaCAAGTGCCAACACACTTACTTCAACCTGGAAGCCCAGAATGAAGGCTTTCACGAAATCGGCTGCTTTGGTGAGTGAGGCTATGTCTTGCGTGTCTTTGCAAGTCTGGAacgggggaaaaataaaaacatttagaacTAGGTCCACTTGGAATTACTTTAAGAACTTTTGAACATCTCAACATGCCCAAAATCACCTCCCAACTCAAATCAGTAGTAGTATTTAGGCTTGAAGCAGCCGTTTCGGGGCAAAGTCCAGATTTTAATCACTTAACATTGATTGGCACTTACATTACTGGTGTTCATTTAATATTACGTAACCACATCACGTAAACTTTCAGTAGACACTTACTTTAATCTCTACATTTCGTGTTTTAAGGTTGAATCTGACTTGAAGTTGTAGGTTTTCCACGATGGGAGTGAAGATCTTAAGCCAGTTCTCCTTCAGTGGCGTGTAACGATGAGCTGGGACGGCCACTTTACGCATCTGATCCGCCCCCTAAAAACGCAAACATTTATATTCACACTCCTTCTACatattttaagtaattttaaagacaatacgATTATTACTACCTTTAATTTGTCGAGAGAAATAGGTGGAAACTGTGGCCTCTTGCGTGCTACTGGACCCTCCGTGTCCATATCAGCTGCGTCGAGTTTCCTCTTTTGGCTCTTTTTAGACTTGACTTTTATAAAACTGTCACTGTCATCCTGCTTTTCAACCACGCCAGCTTCCATTTCATTATTTGTCGCCGAATCCATGGTGAAATTCACGTTTCAAAAGTCGaattgtaaagtaaaaataggGAAATAAAGTAGGCAAAGAGGCGGATGGTGTCCTCGTGTAACAGGAAAGACCTAAAAGGCAACCTCGACTTCGCctgaataaaaaagaaatacgtAAACGAGGATTGTTGAATGTCTAACCATTACAATGATATCTGTCAATACACCATCAGAGATATAAGCATAGTTTAATTTGTCACAAATGAGGTAAATGTTTacttgaaatatatattttttcaggcATGTTATTTAGCACCAGTGTTGTGTTTTGGGCACGTAGCTTCATTTAACGTGACTTCCTGTAAGGAAGAAGAGGGTCCTGCGTCATGTGTTTGGCACCTACTAGCTCCATTTAAGTATTTACGCCTGTACATTTTTACACAcgtttcaatattattattttttgcgttTATTAGGGGCAAAACGAGAT harbors:
- the pno1 gene encoding RNA-binding protein PNO1 — translated: MDSATNNEMEAGVVEKQDDSDSFIKVKSKKSQKRKLDAADMDTEGPVARKRPQFPPISLDKLKGADQMRKVAVPAHRYTPLKENWLKIFTPIVENLQLQVRFNLKTRNVEIKTCKDTQDIASLTKAADFVKAFILGFQVEDALALVRLDELFLESFDVTDVKPLKGDHLSRAIGRIAGKGGKTKFTIENVTKTRIVLADTKVHILGSFQNIRMARTAICNLILGSPPSKVYGNIRVVASRSAERF